A region from the Syntrophorhabdaceae bacterium genome encodes:
- a CDS encoding zinc ribbon domain-containing protein produces MADRKTRFCSNCGKKIDTKAEICPKCGVRVSGRRERSHKEVKNSGLAAILSFFIPGLGQIYNGQIGKGLLMIVALIVCIVLTIVIIGIFLWLILWLYGIYDAYNTARRINRGEIKHED; encoded by the coding sequence ATGGCAGATCGGAAAACCCGTTTTTGTTCCAACTGTGGAAAGAAAATAGACACAAAGGCTGAGATATGCCCTAAATGCGGGGTAAGGGTCTCTGGAAGGCGAGAAAGATCACACAAAGAAGTTAAGAATTCCGGTCTCGCCGCCATACTGTCGTTCTTCATTCCCGGGCTTGGTCAAATATACAATGGTCAAATCGGGAAAGGCCTGCTGATGATTGTCGCATTGATAGTATGTATCGTGCTTACTATTGTCATAATCGGAATATTCCTTTGGTTAATTCTATGGCTTTACGGCATATACGATGCTTACAACACCGCTAGGCGAATAAATAGAGGCGAAATAAAACATGAAGATTAA